In Alteribacter lacisalsi, a genomic segment contains:
- the paaA gene encoding 1,2-phenylacetyl-CoA epoxidase subunit PaaA, whose translation MVLEMTRDLSYEEKYERFMERIEAGERIEAEDWMPDDYREALIRLISMHAVSEIMGALPEKEWTPKAPTLHRKLAIMAKVQDEMGHGQLLLRVAEDLMKPLGKNREDILKDLFSGRLKFHNVFHMKAPTWGDAGIIAWLVDGAAIITQSMSLNSSYGPYARALQRICAEEVFHAQHGESIILALAEGTEEQRNMLQKSLTEWWPALLMFFGPKSKENVGKSHVNKNIKYKIRTKTNEDLRQEFFNKYVPRIKSIGLEIPDETMHFDEEKGEWIYQQPDWEEFKKIVTGHGPMSVERLDLRRDSYENTQWVRDALSSRVTKEE comes from the coding sequence ATGGTGCTGGAAATGACACGGGACCTTTCCTACGAAGAGAAGTATGAACGCTTCATGGAGCGGATTGAAGCAGGAGAACGGATAGAGGCAGAAGACTGGATGCCAGACGATTACAGAGAGGCGCTTATCAGACTGATTAGTATGCATGCTGTGAGCGAAATTATGGGAGCGCTTCCAGAAAAAGAATGGACACCTAAAGCGCCGACACTCCACCGCAAGCTTGCGATTATGGCGAAAGTACAGGATGAAATGGGCCATGGACAACTGCTGCTTCGGGTTGCAGAGGATCTAATGAAACCGCTTGGAAAGAACCGGGAGGATATTCTGAAGGATCTTTTCAGCGGCAGACTGAAGTTTCATAACGTCTTTCATATGAAAGCACCAACCTGGGGAGACGCGGGGATCATTGCCTGGCTTGTCGACGGGGCAGCGATTATTACGCAGAGCATGTCCCTTAACAGCTCATACGGACCTTATGCCCGCGCCCTGCAGCGTATCTGTGCAGAGGAGGTTTTTCACGCCCAGCACGGGGAGAGCATCATTCTGGCTCTGGCTGAAGGAACCGAAGAGCAGCGGAATATGCTTCAGAAATCACTGACAGAATGGTGGCCTGCGCTGCTAATGTTTTTTGGTCCGAAATCGAAAGAAAATGTGGGTAAGTCCCACGTAAATAAAAACATTAAGTACAAAATCAGAACGAAAACCAACGAAGATTTACGACAGGAATTTTTTAATAAATATGTCCCAAGAATCAAGTCTATCGGTTTGGAAATACCGGATGAGACGATGCACTTTGATGAGGAGAAGGGCGAGTGGATCTACCAGCAGCCTGACTGGGAGGAATTTAAAAAGATCGTTACCGGCCACGGGCCAATGTCAGTAGAGCGGCTTGATCTCCGCCGTGATTCATATGAAAACACCCAGTGGGTGCGTGACGCACTCTCCTCACGCGTAACAAAGGAGGAGTAA
- the paaB gene encoding 1,2-phenylacetyl-CoA epoxidase subunit PaaB — protein sequence MDQEKNGNFYEEYEVFSKRNQMAAFQHQFSLLAPNREMALMMAKENFLRREPCVNIWVVKRSDITGLAEEERQILSRLDNKKYRETAGYGYLKKKWRQYEQEQFTEKNLLKEG from the coding sequence ATGGATCAGGAAAAGAACGGAAATTTCTATGAAGAATATGAAGTGTTCAGTAAAAGGAACCAGATGGCAGCCTTTCAGCACCAGTTCAGCCTTCTGGCGCCGAACCGGGAAATGGCTTTGATGATGGCCAAGGAAAACTTTCTCCGCCGGGAACCCTGTGTAAACATCTGGGTTGTAAAACGAAGTGATATTACCGGTCTTGCAGAAGAGGAAAGACAGATTCTTTCCCGTCTGGATAATAAAAAATACCGCGAGACTGCCGGCTACGGATATTTGAAAAAGAAGTGGCGGCAGTATGAACAGGAACAGTTCACTGAAAAGAATCTGCTGAAGGAAGGATGA